One region of Miscanthus floridulus cultivar M001 chromosome 19, ASM1932011v1, whole genome shotgun sequence genomic DNA includes:
- the LOC136529979 gene encoding uncharacterized protein, which yields MDRRYSGLTKVGFSVLACNSALAVCKSWGDAGAVAFVLVADAALVLLFVCLREFERRRGRAGSGRVKAAVWLLTALLTAMFASRVAPLMPPPVDALVWGMAVATAAGGLWALFFN from the coding sequence ATGGATCGGCGCTATTCTGGGCTGACCAAGGTAGGCTTCAGTGTCCTAGCGTGCAACTCGGCGCTCGCCGTCTGCAAATCCTGGGGCGACGCAGGCGCCGTCGCGTTCGTGCTCGTCGCGGACGCGGCCCTCGTCCTCCTCTTCGTCTGCCTCCGTGAGTTCGAGCGTCGCCGCGGCAGGGCAGGGAGCGGCAGGGTCAAGGCCGCGGTGTGGTTGCTCACCGCGCTGCTGACGGCGATGTTCGCGTCCAGGGTGGCTCCGCTCATGCCGCCGCCGGTGGACGCCCTGGTCTGGGGCATGGCCGTGGCCACGGCCGCCGGCGGGCTGTGGGCCTTGTTCTTCAACTAG